A stretch of DNA from Odocoileus virginianus isolate 20LAN1187 ecotype Illinois chromosome 7, Ovbor_1.2, whole genome shotgun sequence:
GGGGACATGCAGGGCTGAGCAAAGACTGTGTATTTGTGTCTAGAGGAGGTGGCACGTCTAGGGGGCTGTGGCATCCATTGGGGTCCAGCTCACGGGTACCCAAGGGCAGTCGGAGcgcagggggcgggggcgggagcgCTACCTGGAGGCGCGGTGGCGGGCAGGTGCCCGAACTGCACAGCGATGCAGAGGTCGTTGTCCAGGGGGAACTTGTGACAGTGCAGCATCTCGGGCCAGGGGAAGCCATAGGCCTCCATGAGCGGCGCGCAGCCGGCGCGCACAGCCTCGCACAGCGAGCGGCAAGGGTAGATGGGCCGGTCGAGGCAGACGGGCGCGAAGAGCGAGCAAAGGAAGACCTGCGTGTCCGAGTGGCAGCGCTTGGCCAGCAGCGGCAGCCAGCTGCTCGCCTGCTGCTTCACTTCGGCCAGGCTCTCGTGCTCCAGCAGGTTGGGCAGCCGCATGCGCTTGTAGCCCACCGTGTGGCAGAGCGGCAGGTCGGCGGGGATGTCGAGGCACTGGGGCGGCTTGGAGTACGAGCGTCCGTGCAGCGGCTCGGTCTGCCAGCCGTAGTAGTCGTACTCCTCGCCCCGCGCCGGCGCCCCGTGCAGCGCCCCCAGCAGCAGCGCCAGCGCGGCCGCCCGCGCGCCCCCCGCCGCTGCCCGCATGGCTGCGCAGGCCCCCGACACTCCGCTGCCTCTGAGGTCGCCCGAGTG
This window harbors:
- the SFRP5 gene encoding secreted frizzled-related protein 5, coding for MRAAAGGARAAALALLLGALHGAPARGEEYDYYGWQTEPLHGRSYSKPPQCLDIPADLPLCHTVGYKRMRLPNLLEHESLAEVKQQASSWLPLLAKRCHSDTQVFLCSLFAPVCLDRPIYPCRSLCEAVRAGCAPLMEAYGFPWPEMLHCHKFPLDNDLCIAVQFGHLPATAPPVTKICAQCEMEHSADGLMEQMCSSDFVVKMRIKEIKIENGDRKLIGAQKKKKLLKPGPLKRKDTKRLVLHMKNGAGCPCPQLDSLAGSFLVMGRRVDGQLLLMAVYRWDKKNKEMKFAVKFMFSYPCSLYYPFFYGAAEPH